A portion of the Plasmodium relictum strain SGS1 genome assembly, chromosome: 11 genome contains these proteins:
- a CDS encoding geranylgeranyltransferase, putative produces the protein MCNEIEFVREKHIKYLNAYTTVSDAEELIFNETLKMCGVFYFICSCKILSYKIDKKEEFIDFILKCQNSDGGFGNNIKHDSHIVSTHYAILSLLLLNYSFDNFNIHLENEKNELRNDSYNSNDCDGYLNNKKTIRENTCHYILTLSNDDGSFKGDMWGEVDTRFVYSAVSCLTILNKLNLVSTEKISSYLLSNYDLNENGFSWVSGNEPHAASVFCCVATLFLIQKLYLINEKKVADWLSLRQTSNGGFNGRAEKLTDTCYSWWIFSSLIVLKRYKWINKNALKNYILLCQDLDNGGISDNPDCLPDICHTFFGLAALSLIDNLNQLEKKLSLKEMHPVYAIPLNIVKKRNLLYHDIDIL, from the coding sequence ATGTGTAACGAAATAGAGTTTGTACGTGAAAAGCACATAAAGTATTTGAATGCATATACTACTGTATCTGATGCAGAAGAACTCATATTTAACGAAACCTTAAAGATGTGTGgggttttttattttatttgttcatgtaaaatattatcatataagatagataaaaaagaagaattcattgattttattttaaaatgtcAAAATTCAGATGGTGGTTTCGGTAATAACATAAAACATGATTCTCATATTGTTTCAACACATTATGCTATATTATctcttcttttattaaattattcatttGATAACTTTAATATTCActtagaaaatgaaaaaaatgaattgaGAAATGATAGCTACAATTCTAATGATTGTGATggttatttaaataataaaaaaactataaGAGAAAATACTTGTCACTATATTTTGACTTTAAGCAATGATGATGGCTCATTTAAAGGGGATATGTGGGGAGAGGTTGATACTCGTTTTGTTTATAGTGCAGTTAGCTGTTTGACAATcctaaataaattaaatttagttTCAACTGAAAAAATATCATCATACTTACTAAGTAATTatgatttaaatgaaaatggtTTTTCATGGGTAAGTGGTAATGAACCTCATGCAGCTAGTGTATTTTGCTGTGTGGCTACCTTGtttttaatacaaaaattGTATttgataaatgaaaaaaaagtagcTGATTGGTTAAGCTTAAGGCAAACAAGTAATGGTGGTTTTAATGGTAGAGCTGAAAAATTAACTGACACTTGTTACTCATGGTggattttttcttctttaattgttttaaaaagatataaatggattaataaaaatgcattaaaaaattatattctgCTATGCCAAGATTTAGATAATGGTGGTATAAGCGACAATCCTGATTGTCTACCTGACATATGTCATACTTTTTTTGGTTTAGCAGCTCTAAGCTTAATAGATAATCTAAAtcaattagaaaaaaaattatctttaaaAGAAATGCATCCAGTTTATGCAATCCCTCTTAAcattgtaaaaaaaagaaatttactTTATCACGATATAGATATACTATAA